The following is a genomic window from Fulvia fulva chromosome 9, complete sequence.
GTAGTAGTCCGATGGTGTTGGCTGAAGTCGTGAGATCTTGTCTCGGAAGCGACGGTAAAGCTGTTTCCAGAGGGCTGCATCACCACAAAAGCTGATGAACTGTCGTTTGACAGTGGTCCTGCTGTCTCCGGTCCATGCGTGCCATCTCACTGCGGTGTACGAGCGATGCTGCCAGGCTGGGACTGAATACTGGACCACCGCCAGAAAAGTTGCAGAAGATAGCGCGAGCACCGACACTGGATCACCTCCTTCGCCGCCAGTGAAGGCTACTACACTCATAGAGAGAGAGACCAGGAGCAGAAAGGACACGAATGTCCACCAGATGTGCTCGAAAAGTGCAAGGCGGAATCGAAACGTCCATCGTGAAGACGACTCTGTCATGAAAGCCAGGGCAGTGACCAAGCCCTGGAAGATGGCAGTCAGTACCGCGAGTCCGATCGATGCCCACGAAAGGGCTGAACCGATGCCATGTTCGTCGTCTTTGAAGTCACATTTGATCGTCAGCTCTTGAGACATGTTTGATGCTATGGCAAAGGGATGCAGCACGTACTTCGAGCGGAGCTATATGCCCAGAAGAGTGTCTCCTGCCACGCGAGGTGCCCCATGCTGTCCGTATTTTGATACATCATGCCATCAACTTCGGTTCGCTTTGTGTGAGAGGAGGTCAGCCACGTGGTGCTTCGCGAGGTTGCACAAGGCTAATGTTCGTCCAGCTCGAGCATGACCTAGCTAGAACAAGGCGGTTGCATGCAGGTCTCCTGCAGCCACCTTTACGGAACCCCGAAGCTCGCTGCACATTCTCTTGGTGGTCCATTTTGGGATGTGCTGTTAGTGGATCTTGTCCAATTGAACAGCACAACAATGGAGATATGATGTCTCAGGTGCCGAAGCACAACATTGGATCCCATTCTGCTGTGTGTGTGTAGGGATATTGCATTGAGAGACAGTGGACGGATACAACCAAGCTCTTTCCACACGCGTGTCTCTGTCTAGGCCAACAACTGTTACCATACGCCGCACCTCCGGGGTGTAGATAACACTTCCACTTGAGAGGATACGATGGAGGTAGCAGTTTCCCTACCAATTTCGagcgatagtcgctatccACACTCTTACAGGTCGATGGTATGCTTGGGCGTCTCCGGGTGCGCAGCATGGAGGTCATTGGGCCGAGCTCTTCGCATTGAATCTCATGGGCGATCTGGTAGTCGTCAGTTCAGCCATCTATCTTATTAGACATCCATTGCTCAAACACAATGCGATGGCATGGCAAGCAACGGTACGGACCGGATGAAAGTGCTTGGCGAGGATCACCGGAAGAGAGCTTCGACCTCGGCTGAGTTGACGAGCTCCCGTCTGCGTCTGCCACGGCAAGGCAATGTGCTAGAGCTAGCGTGCACATGCATACCAATTTTCTTGTAGAGCTGTTGGTCTCACAATTTCCTCACTTGTTCACGATGAGTGCGTAAGTTCTGAGTCTTTGACTGCTTGTCCCTCAGATTCATCTCCCTCCACACGTCCAACACGAAGCTCCTCCGACTTCGGCAACCAGAAACGAACCAGCCACACGACTGGCATTGCCCAGCATGACGAACACCACAGAGAACGTTAAGCAAGCAGCGAAGGGCAACGTAGAACCTCTCAAACAACAGATACCTTCCGCCGACCAGGTGAAAGAACAGGCACAACAACAGCTCCAACATGCATACGACAAAGTCCCCGAGTCAACAGAAGAGGTCAAGGAAGTCGTGGACCAAGCAGCGAAGAAGAGCTTCCAGTCACTACGAGACTTCGTCGCAGGAGGCGTCGGAGGTATCTGTGCTGTGGTCGTCGGACACCCGTTCGATCTGGTCAAGGTGCGGTTACAAACAGCCGAGAAGGGAGTCTACAATGGAGCTATGGACGTAGTGAGGAAGACAGTCGCACGAGAAGGAGCAGTGAGAGGACTCTACGCTGGTGTGAGTGCACCGCTGGTGGGAGTGACGCCTATGTTCGCTGTGAACTTCTGGGCATACGGTGTGGGCAAGCAGCTGGTGGAGAACTTCTCGGCCGTTGAGAACGGACAGTACAGCGTGGGCCAGGTGTGCAGCGCCGGTGAGTCAACAAAGCCCTTCAGACCTTCATGTCCATACTGACAACAGTCTTCAGGCTTCTTCTCCGCCATCCCCATGACCCTCATCACCGCCCCCTTCGAACGCGTAAAGATCATCCTCCAGATCCAAGGCCAGAAAGAGCTCAAACCGGGCGAGAAACCTCGCTACTCCGGCGGCATGGACGTCGTTCGCCAACTCTACAAAGAAGGTGGAATCCGCAGCGTCTACCGCGGCTCCTTCATGACCCTCGCCCGCGACGGTCCCGGCTCGGCAGCATACTTCGCAACATACGAGGTGATCAAGCGTCGACTCACACCCAAAGACCCCGAGACGGGCAAGCCAGGGCAGCTAAGTCTGACGGCGATTATGGCGGCCGGTGGTGCGGCAGGTGTGGCTATGTGGACTGCTGTGTTCCCTGTGGATACGGTGAAGAGTCGGTTGCAGAGCGCAGAGGGCAATCAGAGTATCAGTGCTTGTATAAAGGAGCTATATGGAAGAGGAGGTGTGAAGGCCTTCTTCCCGGGTGTTGGGCCAGCTATGGCGAGAGCTGTTCCTGCCAATGCGGCGACGTTCTTGGGTGTGGAGCTGGCACATCAAGCGATGAACAAGGTGTTCTAAGCTATGAGATGGCGATAGCGAGAACATGCACCGCGGACATCACGAGCTGTAGTGCACTGAAGCATCCCGAGGTGTGAGAGGTGTGGGAGAGGCCCAGTACCTGTATGCAACTTTAGCTGATGTTTCATCAAGATTTGATGAATTTTGATCAAGACGCGTTCCACCGCGTTCATCTCGTGTTTCGACCAATTCGCTCTTGCCCTACTTCCGTCATCTTTCACTTCCCATACCTTACTCCCGCCTACTCATGTCGCGTGAACACAGGAACCCGTCTATCACATTGATTCATTGACAGCCAAGGCGGATTGCCCAGTGACCACAGCCGCAAGCCAGCTTGTCACGATTAAGCACCTTCAAGAGGCTTTCCCTGGAACTTACGCCAGCTCACGCACAGCGCTGCCAAAGCTCTCCCGAGATGCGGTGTGAAGGAGTCAAATTCGAGGGGCAGTCGCACTGGTGCTACGAGACAGTATGCAGTTGATGGACCATTTGCTATAGGTGTGTTGGCTGTCGTTCGATATGGCCCAGCCAAGTCTGTACCAGGCAGGCCTTTCTGACTTCAAGAGAGCGGCACAAAGTCGCGTCAAGGACAATAAGGATCAGCAGAGAATGTATGCATTCCTCAAGCAATGGAAGTCCCACTGATGCTCGTCAAAGTGGACTCGCACTCAAAGACGACGCGGGTCAGAAATACGGTCAAGCAAAGATTGGCGGCAAAAAGATTGATCCATCATGGATCAGCAACATCCTCGACAATATACACACCTTCGTCCAGGTCGGCGACTTCGTGATGACCAAGGCACCGGAATCTGTAGCCACTGCCTGGTTCGCTATCAGTCTCGGCCTCGGAGCAATTCAGAACAACTTACGCGCTCTACGGTCTATTTGGAAGCGGGCTTCAAGATATGACTGAGATGATGATCTTGACCACCCACTACGATAGGCTTTACGACGAAAGACAGAAGAAGGATTTCCAGCCATCTGAGCTGCTTAACAAGCTGTACAAGGATATTACCGAAGCATACGTTGCAATGCTTGAGCTTGCATATTCGATTCATCGCTACCTGGAAGCAAGTGGCCTAGCACGACTTCGTCATGCTTTGAAAGACCTGACAGGCCAGGAGCTTAGCAAGTTCACAGCTCGCACCGAACGATTGCGCAGTCAGAAGTTGAAGGTTCTCGAGGCAAGCGAAGGTGCCTTCCAGGACCGGACAGCAAGGCAACTTGGCGAAGTCACAGAAGCTGCGGAGGCCATCCGAGCCAATGTTCAAGCGTCAAGAACTTTCAGAAAGTCTCGGAAGAGTTCATCAGTTCTCAACTCGCTCTCCAGGAGGACTTGAAGAGTCAGTTGAATGACATCAAAGCGGGCTTGAAACCACGATCGCAGTGGGACCGGGCAACGCAAAGATTCGAGGAGATCAATGCAATTGCAACCATTGGAGAAATCCAGAGGTCATCTGCAGAGGATCTTGGATCGTCAACTGGAAGGCACCTGTTCTTGGCTCACCAGCCATGATGTTTACGAAAGTTGGCTGAAGTCAGAAATCAGCAACGACCTGTGCATCACAGGCGCAGAAGGTGTCGGCAAATCCATACCTCTAGCGTCTATCTTCAACGAGCTTGAAGCAGAATCATCTACAACGCGAGCCGTCCAATACCTCTCCTGTGGTATGACCAACAGCGGCGAGACGGGTGACGATTCTCCGCAGAGCGTCAATCGCGTGAGGAACACCATCATCTACCAGCTGTTCGAGCTGGCCTCGCAGGACGAGACGAATCCAATACTCCTCGATACGTGCAATAAGATCTTCGATAACCCCAAGAAGAACAAAGTCAGTAAAGTGAAGCAGAACAACAAGCGTGACGATTCTATGCCAGAACTGGGCGAGGCTTTATCAAGACTTTCTGCAGAGCTCAAACAAGAAGTCATCATTGTATTGGACGACATCGATCGCATGAGTGATGAGGATCAGCGTACTCTCTTCGATGAACTTCAAGATGCGATCAAGCGCACTAAAGTTGATGACCCCAAGCAGAAGCCCCTTCGCATCTTGGCTGGAGCTTCCGTTTTCAGCGTATATCGAGAGCTGGCAAGCAATGACCTCTCTATAGATGTTGGAGACTACAACCAGCCCGATATAGAACAAAAGATTACCGCAGAGCTAGGAAACCTATCCGGATGGAACGAAGCACAAGTGTCGGAAGCCAAGGATGCCATCCTGCGTCGAGCCGGACCAATATTCAGATACGTTGATCAGGTTGCAGTCCCTTTTATACGGGAACCATTCCAGGGTCCGCTGTCTGAGCGCCTTGATGATTTACCACATGGTATGGACGAGACTTATGTGCAAGCAGTACGTTCTTTGCCACCCAATTACCAAGCCCTCCTGCGTACCGCTCTGTCCTGGACCTTATTCACCTACGGTCCTGTCAAGGC
Proteins encoded in this region:
- a CDS encoding Mitochondrial carnitine carrier → MTNTTENVKQAAKGNVEPLKQQIPSADQVKEQAQQQLQHAYDKVPESTEEVKEVVDQAAKKSFQSLRDFVAGGVGGICAVVVGHPFDLVKVRLQTAEKGVYNGAMDVVRKTVAREGAVRGLYAGVSAPLVGVTPMFAVNFWAYGVGKQLVENFSAVENGQYSVGQVCSAGFFSAIPMTLITAPFERVKIILQIQGQKELKPGEKPRYSGGMDVVRQLYKEGGIRSVYRGSFMTLARDGPGSAAYFATYEVIKRRLTPKDPETGKPGQLSLTAIMAAGGAAGVAMWTAVFPVDTVKSRLQSAEGNQSISACIKELYGRGGVKAFFPGVGPAMARAVPANAATFLGVELAHQAMNKVF